One genomic region from Chitinophagaceae bacterium encodes:
- a CDS encoding MotA/TolQ/ExbB proton channel family protein translates to MKKTIFFNLVLMMSIFIAPMNLFAEQDAADEDLMNEEIEMIEEETEQAQEVVEEEVPELADLATPGADEEEQLRGHQIIKRYFIEGGPEFMGIVLICLILGLAFSLERIITINLASTNTKKLLEQVENELKNGNVDAAKEICKADRSPVASIFYQGLDRVKEGVDVVEKSIVSYGSVQMGLLEKGLVWISLFISLAPMLGFMGTVIGMIGAFDAIEAAGDISPSLVAGGIKVALLTTVFGLIVAIILQIFYNYIVSKIDGLVNNMEDATISFVDILVKYDVVKKQ, encoded by the coding sequence ATGAAAAAAACGATTTTTTTCAACCTGGTATTAATGATGAGCATTTTTATTGCTCCTATGAATTTGTTTGCCGAACAAGACGCAGCAGACGAAGACTTGATGAATGAAGAAATTGAAATGATTGAAGAGGAAACTGAACAGGCTCAGGAAGTAGTTGAGGAAGAAGTTCCTGAATTAGCCGACCTTGCGACTCCGGGAGCTGATGAAGAAGAGCAACTGAGAGGTCATCAGATAATCAAAAGATACTTCATTGAAGGTGGTCCTGAATTTATGGGTATAGTTCTTATCTGTTTAATCTTAGGATTAGCTTTTTCATTAGAAAGAATTATTACCATCAATTTAGCTTCTACCAATACCAAAAAACTATTGGAACAGGTTGAAAATGAACTTAAAAATGGCAATGTTGATGCAGCAAAGGAAATTTGCAAAGCCGACCGAAGTCCGGTAGCCAGCATTTTCTATCAGGGGCTCGACAGAGTTAAAGAAGGTGTCGATGTAGTTGAAAAATCCATCGTTTCTTATGGATCTGTTCAAATGGGACTTTTAGAAAAAGGATTGGTATGGATTTCACTCTTTATCAGTTTGGCCCCGATGTTAGGATTCATGGGTACGGTAATTGGTATGATCGGAGCATTCGATGCAATTGAAGCAGCAGGTGATATTTCTCCATCTTTAGTTGCAGGTGGTATTAAAGTAGCACTTTTAACAACCGTATTTGGTCTTATAGTAGCCATTATTCTTCAAATTTTTTACAACTACATCGTTTCTAAAATAGATGGATTAGTAAACAATATGGAAGATGCAACAATTTCTTTTGTTGATATTCTTGTAAAATATGACGTAGTCAAAAAACAATAA
- a CDS encoding gliding motility-associated C-terminal domain-containing protein has product MNKKSSILLFLVFMFVLINKPVKSQLVIDQTLTDVQLAQSLVGSGVTISNVNITCGGNSYGRFEEGTSNLGISEGVLLTTGIVTDVANPSSFFMSTTVGTPGDPTLNQLVAPQTTNDACVMEFNVIPQGDTLRFRYRFGSEEYPDYVCSEFNDVFGFFITGPDPAGGNYNQENIAIIPGTNLPVAINSINSGVPGIFGTGGCTGPGESLAYSSLFVNNELAGSPTFSSIVFDGITTILTAEIEVVPCQTYTLKLAVADVFDGAFNSGVFIEEISSPEIFLDVTTEAGIPFAVAGCNNGIIEFSTNFTSSDPITIFFDQSGTALPGINYNPLPDSVVIQPGDTSVSLLVEVLVDSLNLGGDSLTLSLINPCTGQAFQSITLFIQDNIDVQVPFADTTVCAGETVQLDASGAFLYNWTPEATLSDPNIKNPIANPLDSTLYTVVGRIGLCPPDTAEIMVNVIPIPQVSAGPDQIICTNDTLILTQAFSDADTSYWSPSTFMTDPTVVNAEVFPTSTIQYILTGENDFCVASDTVEVSVATELSLTLLPDADTVTICEGEFIQLSASGAPNFTWEPATGLSDANISNPVAFPTTTTTYVVTGTSNNCPPVSDTITIEVIPVPELIVSDEQDICIGDSVQLFVSGATDYSWTPNSFIDDTTSANPTVFPETNTQYVVTVVEGICVITDTVLVNVNPLPTVNVSNDTLICLGDTIQLTASGGNDYSWSPDVNIVDTETQNPLVFPDVETTYTVTVINTATTCVNSAEVTVDLSIPEVDAGTDVFVCPGETASIGTQGLPGYTYVWSPEEGIDNPNVGNTIISLENNTEDDISSFYYLTATSPEGCSITDSIEATVFTPALTATTVDPQPDSETGITTIFQGETVQLEAIDASDCVWSPDMWLDNANSCSPIATPDSSTWYYVTATNMNGCTGTDSVFIEVEFLSDIFVPNAFAPGRGGENATINVFLIGRYNLKYFRIFNRWGELVFETNDDQMGWNGTFKGSLQPNGTYVYFVRYEDDEMVERDKTGTIHLLK; this is encoded by the coding sequence ATGAATAAAAAATCATCGATACTACTTTTTTTAGTTTTTATGTTTGTTTTAATTAACAAACCCGTAAAGAGTCAATTGGTCATTGACCAAACATTAACAGATGTTCAACTTGCGCAAAGCCTTGTTGGTTCAGGGGTTACTATTTCCAATGTAAATATAACCTGTGGGGGAAATTCCTATGGCCGCTTTGAAGAAGGAACCTCTAATCTGGGAATATCTGAGGGTGTTTTATTAACTACCGGTATTGTTACCGACGTTGCTAACCCTTCCAGCTTCTTTATGAGTACTACAGTAGGCACTCCGGGGGATCCGACTCTCAACCAATTGGTTGCACCACAAACAACAAACGATGCTTGTGTTATGGAATTTAATGTAATTCCTCAGGGTGACACTCTTAGATTCAGATATAGATTTGGCTCGGAAGAATATCCGGACTACGTTTGTTCAGAATTTAATGATGTTTTCGGGTTTTTTATCACCGGACCGGATCCGGCAGGAGGAAACTATAATCAGGAAAATATAGCAATCATTCCGGGCACGAATTTACCTGTTGCCATTAATTCAATAAACTCCGGAGTGCCGGGTATCTTTGGCACAGGTGGATGTACGGGCCCCGGTGAATCACTGGCATACTCCAGTTTATTTGTCAATAACGAATTAGCCGGCTCACCAACATTTTCATCTATAGTATTTGATGGTATAACTACCATTTTAACGGCAGAGATTGAAGTAGTTCCTTGCCAAACCTATACTTTAAAACTGGCTGTGGCAGATGTTTTTGACGGCGCATTCAATTCAGGTGTATTTATTGAGGAGATAAGTAGTCCTGAAATATTTTTAGATGTAACCACCGAAGCCGGTATTCCTTTCGCTGTAGCGGGTTGTAATAATGGGATTATTGAGTTTTCTACTAACTTTACAAGCTCAGACCCTATTACCATATTTTTTGATCAAAGCGGAACGGCTCTGCCGGGCATTAACTACAATCCTTTACCGGACAGTGTAGTTATTCAACCGGGTGACACTTCAGTCTCCTTACTCGTTGAAGTGCTTGTTGATTCATTAAACTTAGGAGGTGACAGCTTAACATTAAGTCTTATAAACCCGTGTACAGGTCAAGCCTTTCAAAGTATAACTTTATTTATTCAGGATAATATTGATGTACAAGTTCCATTCGCTGATACAACTGTTTGTGCAGGAGAAACAGTACAATTAGATGCTTCGGGTGCCTTTTTATATAATTGGACTCCGGAAGCAACTCTTAGTGACCCGAATATTAAGAACCCGATAGCCAACCCCTTAGACTCAACACTATATACTGTAGTCGGTCGAATCGGGTTATGTCCGCCGGATACAGCCGAGATAATGGTAAATGTCATCCCAATACCGCAGGTATCTGCCGGTCCGGATCAAATTATTTGTACGAATGATACCCTAATACTTACTCAGGCTTTTTCAGATGCAGACACTTCTTACTGGTCTCCTTCCACTTTTATGACAGACCCAACAGTAGTTAATGCGGAAGTGTTTCCAACTTCTACTATTCAGTATATACTAACCGGTGAAAATGATTTTTGTGTAGCTTCTGACACGGTAGAAGTAAGCGTTGCTACAGAGCTGAGTCTGACACTTTTACCCGATGCCGATACTGTTACAATTTGCGAGGGTGAATTTATACAGCTAAGCGCAAGTGGTGCACCAAATTTCACCTGGGAGCCTGCTACCGGTCTCTCGGATGCTAACATTTCAAACCCTGTGGCCTTCCCTACGACTACAACAACTTATGTAGTTACCGGAACTTCTAATAATTGCCCTCCGGTTTCTGATACCATAACAATAGAAGTAATTCCTGTACCGGAACTTATCGTAAGTGATGAACAGGATATTTGTATAGGAGATTCAGTACAATTATTTGTAAGTGGAGCTACTGATTACAGCTGGACTCCCAATAGCTTCATAGATGATACCACTTCTGCTAATCCAACCGTATTCCCAGAAACAAATACGCAATATGTAGTAACAGTTGTAGAAGGTATTTGTGTAATTACCGACACTGTTCTGGTAAATGTTAATCCTTTACCTACTGTAAATGTTTCTAATGATACCCTGATTTGTTTAGGTGATACGATTCAACTGACAGCTTCAGGAGGAAATGATTACAGTTGGTCACCGGATGTAAATATAGTTGATACAGAAACACAGAATCCATTAGTGTTTCCTGATGTAGAAACCACATATACCGTAACAGTAATAAATACAGCTACTACTTGTGTAAATTCTGCTGAAGTAACCGTAGATTTAAGCATACCTGAAGTTGATGCCGGAACAGATGTTTTTGTTTGTCCGGGAGAAACCGCTTCTATTGGAACGCAAGGGTTACCGGGTTATACTTATGTTTGGTCACCTGAAGAAGGAATAGATAATCCAAATGTAGGAAATACAATTATCTCTTTAGAAAATAATACAGAAGATGACATTTCAAGCTTTTACTACCTTACAGCTACCAGTCCTGAGGGGTGTTCTATTACAGATAGCATAGAAGCAACTGTATTCACACCGGCACTTACGGCTACCACTGTAGATCCGCAACCGGATTCAGAAACAGGAATCACAACTATATTCCAGGGTGAAACCGTTCAATTAGAAGCAATAGATGCCAGTGATTGTGTTTGGTCACCTGATATGTGGTTGGATAATGCCAATAGTTGCTCACCTATAGCAACTCCTGATAGTTCAACCTGGTATTATGTTACAGCGACAAACATGAATGGCTGTACAGGTACAGATTCTGTTTTCATTGAAGTAGAATTCCTTTCTGACATATTCGTACCTAATGCTTTTGCTCCAGGCAGAGGAGGTGAAAATGCTACGATTAATGTGTTCTTGATTGGGCGTTATAACTTAAAGTACTTCCGGATTTTTAATCGTTGGGGTGAGTTGGTATTTGAAACAAATGACGACCAGATGGGATGGAACGGAACCTTTAAAGGCAGCCTTCAACCAAATGGTACATACGTTTACTTTGTTCGTTATGAAGATGATGAAATGGTAGAGCGTGATAAAACCGGAACGATTCACCTTCTTAAATAA
- a CDS encoding TatD family deoxyribonuclease, translating to MYSIDTHAHLYAREFDNDRKEMIERAIAQGVKKIFLPNIDLASVQPMFEMQKQWPEVCYSMLGLHPCSVKEDYKESLELLEKEIDKSMEGKNPKIFAIGETGLDYFWDESFKEEQKLALNKHIEWAKKYKLPLVLHNRNASADLIAEIKSAQDGSLTGIFHCFSGTEEEAREIISLGFILGIGGVVTFKNSKLATELQNIPLNKIVLETDSPYLAPMPFRGKRNESSFIPLIAKKISEAKKLDTSTVIEETTLSALKLFNLSD from the coding sequence ATGTATTCAATAGATACCCATGCCCACTTATATGCCAGGGAGTTTGACAATGACCGAAAAGAAATGATTGAACGGGCTATCGCTCAGGGAGTAAAAAAAATCTTTTTACCGAATATAGATTTAGCGTCTGTACAGCCAATGTTTGAAATGCAAAAACAATGGCCGGAAGTTTGTTATTCTATGTTAGGTCTTCACCCTTGCTCTGTAAAAGAAGATTACAAAGAAAGTTTAGAACTTTTGGAGAAAGAAATTGATAAAAGTATGGAAGGCAAAAACCCGAAAATATTTGCCATTGGTGAAACCGGTTTAGACTACTTTTGGGATGAAAGTTTTAAGGAAGAACAAAAGTTAGCATTAAATAAACATATAGAATGGGCGAAAAAATATAAATTACCATTAGTTTTGCATAACCGAAATGCAAGTGCTGATTTAATTGCAGAAATTAAATCAGCGCAAGATGGAAGTCTAACAGGTATATTTCATTGTTTTAGTGGCACAGAAGAAGAAGCCCGGGAAATTATCTCATTGGGGTTTATTTTAGGAATTGGAGGAGTAGTCACTTTTAAAAACAGTAAATTAGCAACTGAATTGCAAAATATTCCTTTAAATAAAATCGTTTTGGAGACTGATTCGCCCTATTTGGCACCAATGCCTTTTCGGGGGAAGCGAAATGAAAGTAGTTTTATTCCTTTGATTGCAAAAAAGATTTCAGAAGCAAAAAAGCTTGATACATCGACTGTTATTGAGGAAACGACACTTTCAGCATTGAAACTTTTTAATTTATCAGATTAA
- a CDS encoding DUF423 domain-containing protein, whose protein sequence is MKHNKILAIIALSGFLSVMIGAMAAHWLDDIIDEQAIKNIETALLFQIFHTLSALIILLLCLQYKNISIIIPKLMLFGILLFSGSIYLLAFSEYIPSFVRGIAGPVTPVGGILFLVAWGILLFNSLKK, encoded by the coding sequence ATGAAACATAATAAAATTTTAGCCATTATAGCCCTCTCGGGTTTTTTATCGGTAATGATTGGTGCAATGGCAGCTCATTGGCTTGATGATATTATAGATGAACAAGCTATTAAAAATATTGAAACGGCATTATTATTTCAAATCTTCCACACGCTTTCCGCTTTAATCATTTTGCTTCTTTGCCTTCAGTATAAAAATATTAGCATCATAATTCCTAAATTGATGCTTTTCGGGATATTGCTTTTTTCCGGGAGCATTTACTTACTGGCATTCAGTGAGTATATACCTTCTTTTGTTAGAGGAATAGCCGGCCCCGTGACACCTGTCGGGGGGATATTGTTTTTGGTAGCCTGGGGGATATTACTTTTTAATTCTTTGAAAAAATAA
- a CDS encoding biopolymer transporter ExbD, whose protein sequence is MARSKIKPSQEINAGSMADIAFLLLIFFLVTTTIESDRGILHRLPPWSDEPPPVVDINQRNTLVILINANDQLLVRDEPLSINQLRQTSKEFIDNRGRDPRKSDSPDDAVISLQNDRGTSYNMYIQVQNELKAAYTELRNEYSQRMYGRLYDDLPEDLRSVVRSEYPMRISEAEPKDVSN, encoded by the coding sequence ATGGCAAGAAGTAAAATAAAACCATCTCAGGAAATTAATGCAGGTTCAATGGCTGATATAGCTTTCCTGCTTTTAATTTTCTTTTTGGTAACAACAACCATCGAGAGTGACAGAGGTATACTTCACAGGCTACCACCATGGTCAGATGAACCACCTCCGGTAGTTGATATTAATCAAAGAAACACTTTAGTAATTTTGATTAATGCAAATGATCAGTTGTTGGTTAGAGATGAGCCTTTGAGTATTAATCAGTTGAGACAAACTTCTAAAGAGTTTATTGATAACAGAGGTCGTGACCCAAGAAAATCTGATAGCCCGGATGATGCCGTTATTTCTCTTCAAAATGACAGAGGAACCTCTTACAATATGTACATTCAAGTTCAGAATGAGTTAAAAGCCGCTTATACCGAACTTAGAAATGAGTACAGTCAACGTATGTATGGTAGACTTTATGATGATTTACCGGAGGATTTGCGGAGTGTTGTAAGAAGCGAATACCCAATGAGAATCTCTGAAGCAGAACCAAAAGATGTTTCAAATTAA
- a CDS encoding iron-sulfur cluster assembly accessory protein produces the protein MVENKNLVSITDGAIQELKKLFKEHNLPEEQGLRIGVKGGGCSGFSYIMGFDKKKDNDAVFEQDGLKVFIEKAHGLYLSGMQVDYQDGLNARGFIFNNPNADETCGCGSSFSA, from the coding sequence ATGGTTGAAAATAAAAATCTAGTATCAATTACTGATGGAGCTATTCAGGAATTAAAAAAATTATTCAAAGAGCATAATTTACCTGAAGAACAAGGATTACGTATAGGAGTAAAAGGAGGTGGTTGTTCAGGATTTTCCTATATCATGGGTTTTGATAAAAAAAAGGATAACGATGCTGTTTTTGAACAGGATGGCCTTAAAGTTTTCATTGAAAAAGCTCATGGTTTATACCTAAGTGGAATGCAAGTCGATTATCAGGATGGTCTTAATGCCCGGGGATTTATTTTTAATAACCCGAATGCAGACGAAACCTGCGGTTGCGGAAGTTCTTTTTCAGCATAG
- a CDS encoding gliding motility-associated C-terminal domain-containing protein produces the protein MNANLHKFLFIFCFSFFVHNTIHAQLIIDQTLTNQQLAQSLVGSGVAISNVTITCGANSYGRFEAGTSNIGLPEGVLLTTGNVTEVANPSSFFMSSTIGTPGDPTLNQIVAPQTTNDACVMQFDVIPQGDTLRFRYRFGSEEYPDYVCSQFNDVFGFFISGPNPAGGNYNQNNIAIIPGTNLPVAINSINSGIPGIFGAGGCNGPGESLAYSALYVNNELPGSPTFGTIAFDGITTTLTAEIEVVPCETYTLKLAVADVVDGAFDSGVFIEELTSPEITLGIETEAGTPFAIAGCNNGILTFTSNFTSQDPITVFYSIGGDAVPGINYEPFQDSVTIMPGDTSATVTVVPLIDTFGVGGDSIVISLINPCTNQAFDSVVLFIQNQIEIEVPFTDTTICEGESVQLGVSGAFLYNWTPTNSLDNPNIADPVATPTDTTIYQVVGRIGLCPPDTAEITINVSPQPFVFAGPDLTICQGDSVVISDAISDANSVSWEPTGSLVDPNVVNPVAFPTVSTEYFFTGDNNGCSFTDSMIIFVETELNLSVSADTSICEGNSVQLFATGGANYSWTPTASLNNPNSANPIATPTDTTTYVVVATSNNCPPVTDSVTVNVIPVPGLQLPQDEVICIGDTVELSAQGGDTYSWSPSNSLSADDVSTVLAFPQTTTTYTLVTTTAICDVTGTVTVEVNNLPDVIAADDFTACTNEEFTLSASGANVYSWSPEDLLDNPDTQNPTAELQNTTTFYVVGTNTLTGCSNIDSMTVTIEGPVADAGEDISFCTGDSGFLNAQSPAAGNTYEWITTSGLSNAQILNPEVSLTNPGSSNLIEDYVFAVTDANGCVAYDTVAVTVFPSAQADIFVVSPPADNQGNYVIMEGESAIVNVIDGVDCSWSPTTGIDNPLSCSVSMSPDTTTTYTVTSLSPDGCDAIASVTIFVEFEKGVIVPSGFTPDGDGLNDVLKPILTGTYQLEEFKIFNRWGQLLFETTDENIGWDGTFQGAEQPVAVYVYYLIVRDHTGDTEIIKGNVTLLR, from the coding sequence ATGAATGCTAATCTACATAAGTTTCTGTTCATTTTCTGTTTCAGCTTTTTTGTACATAATACAATACATGCACAGTTAATCATTGACCAAACGTTAACAAACCAGCAACTGGCACAAAGTCTAGTAGGCTCAGGGGTTGCAATTTCAAATGTAACTATAACTTGCGGAGCAAATTCATACGGTCGCTTTGAAGCCGGAACATCAAATATCGGATTACCTGAAGGCGTATTATTAACAACCGGAAATGTTACAGAAGTGGCCAACCCTTCCAGCTTTTTCATGAGTTCAACTATTGGCACACCCGGAGACCCGACATTAAATCAAATAGTAGCTCCACAAACAACTAATGATGCTTGTGTCATGCAGTTTGATGTAATCCCTCAAGGAGACACCCTACGTTTTAGGTATAGATTTGGTTCTGAAGAATATCCTGATTATGTATGTTCTCAGTTTAATGATGTTTTCGGATTTTTTATTTCCGGGCCAAATCCTGCCGGAGGAAATTATAATCAAAATAATATCGCTATTATTCCCGGAACTAATTTACCGGTTGCGATTAACTCAATTAATTCAGGAATACCGGGTATATTTGGGGCCGGTGGATGTAATGGTCCAGGTGAGTCATTGGCTTATTCTGCCTTATATGTAAACAATGAGTTACCCGGATCTCCTACCTTTGGAACAATAGCCTTTGATGGCATCACCACTACTTTAACTGCTGAAATTGAAGTGGTTCCCTGTGAAACGTATACGCTAAAGCTTGCCGTTGCAGATGTCGTTGACGGAGCTTTTGATTCAGGTGTTTTCATTGAGGAGTTAACCAGCCCGGAAATCACCTTAGGCATAGAAACAGAAGCAGGCACTCCCTTTGCTATCGCAGGTTGCAATAATGGGATATTAACTTTTACTTCAAATTTTACCAGTCAGGATCCCATCACTGTTTTTTATAGTATTGGAGGAGATGCTGTCCCGGGTATTAATTATGAACCCTTTCAGGATAGTGTAACAATAATGCCGGGAGATACATCCGCAACAGTTACAGTAGTACCCCTAATAGACACATTCGGTGTAGGTGGAGATTCAATAGTTATAAGTCTTATTAATCCATGTACAAATCAAGCATTTGACAGTGTCGTTTTATTCATTCAAAATCAAATTGAAATTGAAGTGCCATTTACAGATACTACAATATGTGAAGGAGAAAGCGTGCAATTGGGTGTTTCAGGTGCCTTTTTATATAATTGGACACCCACTAACAGTCTTGACAACCCGAATATAGCCGACCCTGTTGCTACCCCAACAGATACAACCATTTATCAAGTCGTAGGGCGGATTGGGCTCTGTCCGCCCGACACAGCAGAAATCACCATAAATGTGAGCCCACAGCCCTTTGTTTTTGCCGGTCCCGATTTAACCATCTGTCAGGGTGATTCGGTCGTAATCAGTGATGCAATAAGTGATGCTAATAGTGTGAGCTGGGAACCGACCGGCAGTTTAGTAGATCCGAATGTTGTAAATCCGGTTGCTTTTCCAACCGTAAGTACAGAGTATTTTTTTACCGGTGACAACAATGGTTGCTCGTTTACAGATTCAATGATTATATTTGTTGAAACAGAATTAAATTTATCTGTAAGTGCAGATACTTCCATTTGTGAAGGAAACAGTGTTCAACTTTTTGCTACCGGAGGTGCAAATTACTCATGGACTCCAACAGCAAGCTTGAACAATCCAAACTCAGCAAATCCTATAGCAACACCTACAGATACTACGACTTATGTTGTAGTCGCTACTTCAAATAATTGTCCACCGGTAACTGATTCTGTTACAGTTAATGTTATACCTGTCCCGGGCCTTCAGTTACCACAAGATGAGGTAATTTGTATTGGTGATACAGTTGAACTCTCTGCACAAGGTGGGGATACATACTCCTGGTCTCCGTCAAATAGCCTCTCAGCTGATGATGTTTCGACTGTTTTAGCTTTCCCTCAAACAACTACTACCTATACACTTGTAACTACCACAGCCATTTGTGATGTTACCGGTACTGTAACAGTAGAAGTCAATAATTTACCGGATGTTATTGCGGCAGATGATTTTACCGCCTGCACAAATGAAGAATTTACATTATCCGCATCCGGAGCAAATGTTTATAGTTGGTCACCGGAAGATTTATTGGACAATCCGGATACGCAAAACCCAACAGCTGAATTACAAAATACGACTACTTTTTATGTAGTAGGTACAAATACATTAACCGGTTGCAGCAATATAGACTCAATGACAGTAACTATTGAAGGTCCTGTTGCAGATGCCGGTGAAGATATCAGTTTCTGTACAGGAGATTCCGGATTTTTAAATGCACAATCCCCGGCAGCCGGAAATACTTATGAATGGATAACAACTAGTGGACTCTCAAATGCCCAAATCCTAAATCCGGAAGTAAGCCTTACTAATCCCGGTTCTTCTAATTTAATAGAAGATTACGTGTTTGCAGTTACAGATGCAAACGGATGTGTAGCATATGACACAGTCGCAGTAACGGTCTTTCCATCTGCTCAGGCAGATATATTTGTGGTATCTCCACCTGCTGACAATCAAGGTAATTATGTAATTATGGAAGGTGAATCAGCAATTGTAAATGTAATTGATGGAGTAGACTGTAGCTGGTCCCCGACAACAGGGATTGACAATCCTCTTTCCTGTTCAGTTTCTATGAGCCCGGATACCACCACTACTTATACAGTTACAAGCCTTAGTCCGGATGGTTGTGATGCTATAGCTTCCGTTACTATTTTTGTAGAGTTTGAAAAAGGAGTAATAGTACCAAGCGGTTTTACTCCGGATGGCGATGGATTAAATGACGTGCTAAAGCCTATACTTACCGGCACCTATCAATTAGAAGAGTTTAAGATTTTCAATCGCTGGGGACAATTATTGTTTGAAACTACCGATGAAAACATTGGATGGGACGGCACATTTCAGGGAGCAGAACAACCGGTTGCCGTTTATGTATATTACTTAATTGTAAGAGATCATACAGGTGACACAGAAATCATAAAAGGCAATGTTACATTATTAAGATAA
- a CDS encoding DUF4476 domain-containing protein: MKALNLLILICLVTAGSLFARPTCDLVFFTEEGERFYVVLNGVRQNDSPETNVALRDLQPNSYRVKIIFEDEELGEVNRTIHPEAGHEYIMNIRERRETGVGQKFRRIATDLNARRDDADDDRELYVLRTLDVNVLPVEHTPPAQQQSRQQAPVSHQQHGGSGNVTVTETHTHGTNPNGESVHISVDMQMGGMGVDMQVREHHSHSTHHHTTTTTTSAEPVPVSPIPGYNGPIGCHYPMAPADFQRAKSSISSQSFEDSKMNIAKQMTRSNCLTAGQVREVMTLFTFEETKLEYAKFAYDYTHDLGNYYMVNDVFTYSFSVDELNEYLMSR, encoded by the coding sequence ATGAAAGCATTAAATTTACTAATTTTAATTTGTCTTGTAACTGCAGGAAGTCTGTTTGCACGTCCTACATGTGATTTAGTCTTTTTCACGGAAGAAGGTGAAAGGTTCTATGTTGTATTAAACGGTGTTCGGCAAAATGATAGTCCTGAGACAAATGTTGCACTAAGAGATTTACAGCCCAACAGTTATCGTGTAAAAATTATTTTTGAAGATGAGGAATTAGGCGAAGTAAATCGTACAATCCACCCTGAAGCAGGCCATGAGTACATCATGAATATCAGGGAGCGTCGTGAAACGGGTGTCGGTCAGAAGTTTAGAAGAATTGCTACAGATTTAAATGCCCGTAGAGATGATGCAGACGATGATCGTGAACTTTATGTGTTGAGAACACTGGATGTGAATGTCCTCCCGGTTGAGCATACTCCTCCTGCCCAACAGCAAAGCAGACAACAAGCACCGGTATCCCATCAACAACACGGAGGTAGTGGAAATGTGACTGTTACAGAAACACATACCCACGGTACAAATCCTAATGGTGAAAGCGTGCATATTTCAGTAGATATGCAGATGGGCGGAATGGGTGTTGATATGCAAGTTAGAGAACACCATTCTCACTCGACACACCATCATACTACAACTACGACTACCAGTGCAGAACCTGTACCCGTTTCTCCAATTCCGGGATATAACGGACCTATAGGTTGTCATTACCCAATGGCTCCGGCTGATTTTCAAAGAGCAAAATCTTCTATTTCATCTCAGTCTTTTGAAGACAGTAAAATGAATATTGCCAAGCAAATGACCAGAAGCAATTGTTTGACAGCAGGTCAGGTTAGAGAAGTAATGACTTTATTTACATTTGAAGAAACCAAACTTGAGTATGCAAAATTTGCTTATGACTATACCCACGATCTGGGGAATTACTATATGGTAAATGATGTTTTTACCTATTCATTCTCTGTGGATGAGTTAAATGAGTACTTAATGAGCAGATAA
- a CDS encoding biopolymer transporter ExbD, translated as MSKFKKDKGKGKPGINTASLPDIIFILLFFFMVVTVIRELELKVRVTLPQASEITVIEPKSLVSNIYIGPPTRQYVEQLGTAPRIQLNDAFSTPQDIALFVEMERNKVDERLIPAMTWSLRVDQEVRMGIVSDVKQELRKSDALKINYAALPDLD; from the coding sequence ATGAGTAAATTCAAAAAAGATAAAGGGAAAGGGAAGCCGGGTATAAATACCGCTTCTTTACCTGATATTATTTTCATTCTACTGTTCTTTTTTATGGTTGTAACCGTGATTAGGGAATTGGAGTTGAAGGTAAGAGTTACCTTACCTCAGGCATCTGAAATAACAGTTATAGAGCCTAAATCACTTGTGAGCAATATCTATATCGGCCCTCCAACCAGACAATATGTTGAGCAATTAGGAACAGCACCCAGAATACAGCTTAATGATGCCTTTTCAACGCCGCAAGATATAGCACTATTTGTTGAAATGGAGAGAAATAAAGTAGATGAAAGACTTATACCGGCCATGACATGGTCTCTAAGAGTTGATCAGGAAGTTAGAATGGGTATTGTTAGTGACGTTAAACAGGAGTTGAGAAAAAGTGATGCATTGAAAATAAACTATGCTGCATTGCCTGATTTAGACTGA